GGTTCGTTTCTTGCGGGCGGCGTCGACGAGAATCCGGCGCATCGCTTCGGCCGCGGCCGCGAAGAAGTGCCCGCGGTGGTCGAATTGTTGATCGTGCCCGAGTCGCAGGTACGCTTCATGAACAAGCGCAGTGGCTTCGAGCGTGTGCCCGGGCATCTCGGACGCGAGCTTCGCCGCCGCGAGTCGGCGCAACTCGTCGTACACAAGTGGGAGCAGTTCCGCGGCCCCGGCCCGGCCCGCCCGAACGTCGTCCAGAATGCGGGTGATCTCGTTCATGGGATTGAGGATAAACCCCGCACCCGATTCGAGCAACCACCACCACAAGCCGCTCTCCGACGGTAAATGCACCTTGAAAGAGCGGCGTAAGTTTGGCACCGCGCGAATAAAAGATGAAAGTCGGCGCGGTTCTCACATCTAACGTTTGACACCGGCCCGCGGTTCTGGCATCCTGACTTTTACGCGGGCTCAACATTCCGCCCGCCCAATATTCAAAATTCAAATAGGGCCACAGCGGGTTGGCGGGTCGGCGTTTCGGCAATACCATCTCCCCCGAAGCGCTTGAAACTGAAACTCGCGCGGCGGCTATCACCTCAGGGTTCCCGGAATGCCCGAACCCCCTCGTACCGGCGACGCCGTTCTCGCACTCGTGCGGCGCGCAGAAGTCGCGGACGACGATGCACTCACCGGGTTCCTCACGCGGTCCGGGCCGATCCCGTCCACCGCGCCCGATACGGCCACGCGGCTCATCCAGGCGGGCATTCTCACGCCGTTCCAAGCCAAACTGATCCTCCAGGGCAAGCACAAGGGCTTCAAGCTCGGGCCGTACCGCATCCTGAACCAGATCGGCGCGGGCGGAATGGGCACCGTGTACCTCGCGGAGCACGCCGCGCTGCGCCGAAAGGTCGCGCTGAAGGTACTCCCGGGTAAGCAGTCGCTCGACCCGGCCAACGTGGAGCGATTCTACCGGGAGGCCCGCGCCGCTGCGGCGCTCGACCACCCGAACATCGTTCACGCTTACGACGTCGTGTGCGATCGAGGTACGCACTTCCTCGTGTTCGAATACATTGACGGCGAAACCCTCGACCGGCTGCTCGCCGCACGCGGGCGGTTGCCCGTCGGTCAGGCCGTCAGTTATGTGGTCCAGGCCGCCGCGGGGCTCCAGCACGCGCACGACAAGGGCGTCGCCCACCGCGACATCAAGCCCGCGAACTTGCTCGTCGGGCGCGACGGGATCGTGAAGGTACTCGACCTCGGACTCGCGGAGTTTTTTGAAGACTCCAGTACGAAACTCGGCGCGAGCAACAACGCGATGGGCACGACGGACTACGTCGCGCCGGAACAACTCCGCGGGTGTACCGCCGCCGACCACCGCGCCGATATCTACAACCTCGGGGCCACGCTCTACCACCTGCTCACCGGCCAACCGCCATTCACCGGAACGACCGCGGCAAAGATGATCGCGCACCAGTTGTCGCCCGTTCAGCCGGCACACGACATCTGCGACGACGTGCCCGAAGCACTGTCCAACGTCGTCGAGATCATGCTCGCGAAAGACCCCGCGGACCGCTACCAGACGGCCGCCGAAGCAGTTCAGGCTCTGCTGCCGTTCATGAACACCCCGGACCGCCGCGGGATGGCATCCGGGAAGCTCCCGCCGCTCGCCGCCGCTGCCGTGCAGGAAAGCACAGCCGGGCTGGAGGTGGGGCCGATCCTCGAAGCGATCGACACTGCCGCCGCACTCGCCCGGGCACAGCGCGTTACGCGATGGGCCGTCACCGGGATGATCGCGGGCATCCTGTTCGGAATCATTTCGCTCACAGCGGCGCTCGTCATGTGTCAATAAGTTCCTCTGCCAAACGCGAAAGTGACTTCTGACGTTAGTACCTCGTGGGGAAGTCAAAAGAGAGCTAGTTTGTAGCAGTTCAGGTGGTGGGACCGACCCAACGGAGCAGAGCGATGGAACTCGCGCGGCACGCTTGGCTGTTCCTCCTTCTCGGCGCGTTCCTCAACGTGTGGCTCATCCGGCGCCGAATCCGACCAATCATTCACAAACACCCGGAGCTGGCTGCCGGCTACCGGCGACTCGTGCGAGGCACTGCCCTCTGGACGAGTCTTCCCTGGCTGGTGATGGGCGTCGGGTGTGAATTGGGAAGTGTCCCGTCATTCGTTGCCTACCTGTTCCCCGCGACCGGTGGTCCGTTCGTGTGGGTCTTTTGGGGAGTCGTGTACGGAGAGCTTCTGTTTCTGTGCTACTGGTCCGTGTGGAACGGTGGCGGGGAGACACTCGTGCGATACCCGGGCATTACGAATTTCCATGCGCCCACCCCTCACCTGATGAAGCAACAGCTCGCTTGGTTTGCCGGGACGGGACTGGTTTGGAGCACTACTTTCCTCATCGCGCTGGGCAACTGACAGCCGGACACGCTCGCCCGATTTCGTGGTAAACTCTCGCCCTGAAATAAGATCCGCCATTCGGCGGCTGCGCACCGACGCTCAAGTCCCCACGCCCTTTCGCTAAATCCGCACGTCCCCGCATTCCGCGCGAATTCGCCCGCCCCCGAAAGCCGATACACCTTGGACATTGTGTCTTCTGAGGTGCGAAATGGACTTCGCGTTCTCCCGTCGTGGGCTGATGCAGGGTGCGGCGGCTGTGGGCGGAGCTTTGGCCGCCGCTAGCGCTGCGAGTGCCGGGTCCATTGCGCACGTCCGCGAAGCGCGGCACCCGGGCTGGGTGTTCGGTCGCATGACCGGCGCCGAAGCCCTGTGCGCGGCACTGCTTGCGGAGAACGTCGGGTGCGTGTACGGCATTCCCGGCGCGCAAGAAAACGAACTGTGGGACACCTTCAAAGAAAAAGGCATTCCGTACCTGCTCGTCACCCACGAATTCTCCGCCGCGTGCATGGCTGATGGCTACGCACGCAGCACCGGGAAGCCCGGCGTGCTGTGCGTCGTTCCTGGTCCGGGTGTGACCAACTCACTGACCGGATTGGGCGAAGCGCTGTTAGACTCTTCGCCGCTCGTGGCGATCGTCGGCGATGTGGCGAACGGCGAGAAGGCGAAACCGTTCCAGGTTCACGCGCTGAATCAGGTCGATTTGCTCAAACCGGTGTGCAAGTGCGTGTATCAGGTGCAGACGGTCGCGCAGATCGCCGCCGCGGTGCGCCAGGCGTTCGTCACCGCGACTCAGGGCGAACCGGGACCAGTCGCGGTCGTGGTGCCGTACAACCTGTTCATCGAAGCACACGACTTCCGCACCCCTCCACCTGCGATTCCGGCTCCGCCCTTCGATGACGCCGCGTTCGAGCGGGCGCTGCCGCTCCTGGCGGACAAGAAGCACCGCGTCGGCATTTATGCGGGCGCCGGGTGTATGGAGTACGGAACGGAACTCGCCGCGGTCGCGGAACTGCTCCAGGCTCCCGTAGCCACGAGCGTCTCGGGGCGCGGGGTCGTTAGCGATTCCCACCCGCTCGCGGTGGGGTGGGGTTTCGGCCCGCACGCCAGCGCGGTCGCGGAAACGGTGTTCGCCGGCGAAAAGAAGCACCCGCTAAAATCGGGCGTTGACACACTCCTCGCGATCGGGGTGAAGTTCAGCGAAGTCTCCACCGGTTACTACGGCAACCCGCAACCCAAGCACGTCATTCACGTCGACGCGAACCCGTGTAACCTGGGCCGCATTCTGAAGACAGACGTGTGTGTCCACGCGGACGCGGGCACCTTCTTGGGGCGCCTGCTCGCGTGCGGGGACACGCTCCGGCGCGCGGAAGACAAGTGGCTCGTGAACCACATCCGCACCCTAAAGGCCGATGCTGCAAAGGAACTCTGCAACATCCCGCAACCGAAGTGCGGCGTCGACCCGCTCGCAACCGTCGCCGCGCTCCGCAAGGTGCTCCCGGCGGACGCGATGCTCTTTACCGACGTGAGCGCGACGGAGCACCTCGCGGCCGAGCACTTCCGCGTGTGCCAATCGCGCACGTACTTCAACCCGGTCGACAATCAGGCGATGGGGTGGAGCGTCCCGGCCGCACTCGGCGCCCAGCGCGTGCATTACGGGAAGACGGTCGCGACGCTGACCGGCGACGGGTGCCTGCTCATGAGCGCGATGGAGATCACCACCGCGGCGCGCGAGCACCTGCCGGTGAAGTTCGTGATCCTCGACGACCAAGCGTACCACTACATGCAGATGCTGCAAAAGCCCGCGTACCTGCGGACCACGGCCACAATCCTCACGCGACTCGACTACAAGGCTCTGGCACAGGCGTTCGGGGTGGCCTTCGTGGAAGTGACCTCGCACGCGGACCTGGAGCCGAAGCTCCGCGGCGCGGTGTGCCACGACGGGCCGGTTCTGGTTCGCGTGCTCACCGACTACAGCACGCGCAAGGTGCGGTGGGTGGACGCGGTTCGGGCGCGGTACACTAAGGAACTGACCGCGGCGCAAAAGGCGCGGTTCCTGGCCCGCATCGGATCGCGCGCGATCCAGTTAGAGAAGAAGAACGACTAAACCGCGAACAGGTGTGCGATGTCCGAAGACGATTTCGTTCCACCTTCGACCAGTTCCGCGCTCGCGCTGTCGCCGGGTACGGGCGGCGGAATCGCGGGGCTGGCGATCGGCTGCGCGCTGCTAGTTTCTGCGTGCGTGTTAATGGTGTTCAACGTGATCCTGTTCGGCCGGGGACTGGTCGACATCCCCCGCGACCTCGCCCAGTACGGCGGACTGATCGGAACCACGGGCGTCGCAATTCTCGGTCTGATCGCGGTGATTATTAGCGTTCGGAGTTGGTCCGCGGCCCGGCAAAGCGGCGAATCGGTCGCGCTGAACGTCGCCGCGACCGCGGCCAGTCTCGTCGGGCTGGTCGGGTGGCTGATCGCGGGAATCGACCTGATGATGATTCTGCTCAAATAGAGAACGAGCCGCGACACCTCCCTTGCGGTCGCGCCTTGTTACAATTGGCCCCGAAGCCGGTCCAGATCAGGCAGCCCCGCAGCAATCCCAACACCTCCGTCTTCCGAACTACTGGCCACAAATCAGATTAATGAGTTCTCCGTACTCATGATCTTTCTGTATCCGCATTTTCATTTGAATTAATTTCGTTCGGTGTCAGCAGTTCGCTGTCGTCGCGCACTCGCATTTCTTCCAGTTATTTCGTGAGATCGTGCTGCTTCGCGGTCCGTCTTGCAAACAAATCCGGCGCGGGCGTACAACATGGGTCCGCGCCGGGTGGATCGGACCGTGCCCCGAAAACCGCCCGTACATCAGGGAGGACGAACTGTGCGTGCGCTGCTACGGCCGCTGGCCCGACTTGCCCGTCGATTGACCGGGGTCAAAGCACACCACCTCAAGATCCCCTACGCCTGGATTCCTTACCACCTGTACGACGACGGCACCGCGTGGGCGCCGCTCACCGTAACCCTCGAACTGACCTACCTGTGCAACTTGCGGTGCAAGATGTGCTCGCTGGTCGAGGGCAACATGGTGACCCCGCAGGGCCAGCGCCAGAACCCCGAACTGCGCGAAGCGGACGGGACGCTCCGGCGCGAGATTTCGACCGAAGAGTACCTCGACATCATCCGCCAGATCGGGCGTGCTGGTGTCAAAGCGGTGTCCCTCACAGGGGGAGAGCCGACGCTCCGGCGCGACATCGCTACGCTTGTCGCGGCGATCAAAAAGTATCCCATTCACCTGAGCTTAATCAGCAACGGCTCGGGCAAGCCCGAAGTGTACCGCGAACTGATCGACCTGGGAGTGGACTCCATCACGATCTCGGTGGACGGCACCCGCGAGGTTCACGATCACGTGCGCGGGCGCGAGGGGAGCTTCGATAAGGCCGTGCGCGCGGTCCGAACCATCATCGACGCGAAGAAAGCGAACTCCGACCGGCGCCCCTGGCTGGAAGTCTCCTGCGCCGTGTCCGCGCTCAACCAACACGACCTCGAAAACCTGGTGACGTGGTTCGAGGGCTACGAAATCGACATGCTGAACATCGGGCACTTGCACTACAGCACCGCGGAGCGCCAAGCCGCGACCGAGCGCCTGGTCGACGGCCCGATCATGCACCTGAAGCAGCCCGAACTGCCCGACCGCGTGGTCGCAGTGGACACAGCCGATCTCGTGGAGCGCATCGCCCGCATCAGGGCGTCGCGCGGCACGGGTAAGGTACCGGTCAAGTTCATGCCGGAACTGGACGCCGATCAGATCCACCGGCAGTACGCGGACCCGCAATTCGTCCACGTCAACAAGTGCTTCCACCCGTGGCTGGCGACGCGGATCGACCCGTGGGGGCAGATGTACCCGTGCTGGATCGACATCCGGCTGGGAGACGTGCGCAAACGCGGGTTCATGGCACTGTGGAACAGCGAACTGTACCGGAAATTCCGCCGAAACATTCGGGAGCAGAAGCTGCTCCCAAAATGCGCCACCTGCCCGGCCCTGACCGACAAAACCTGGTCGAGCGTCCCGACACTGGATCGCGGACTTCTGCAACTCGGTCGGCGCACGCTCCCAATACGGAAAGCCGTATCAACTCAACGGGAACCGGTGGGAGTAACTTGAACGTACCGAGACGTGGACCCGAAACGGCGAACGACCGGCAGGAGCCGGTCGCCCAAAAAGAATCATCCAAACAGCAAGAGAACGTTCCACGGCGGTGTCTTCTCGAACTCGCACCCGAGTTCGTAATAGTCCGTGTTCTTGCGGCAACTGCGCACGATCACAGTGACAAACCCAATCGTATCGGGTGCGTCGATCGCGCGGACCTGCACCGTCGTGCCCGGCGGTACCGCTGACTGCGTCGCGAGCTTCAACCCACCAGTCGAGCGATCGACGACGTACCCGTCGCCGGCTCCATTACGGAACGTGTTGGATGCGAGCAGCACGCGAACCGGCTGCCCCTCGCGGCGCACCGCACCGCGGCGGTCCGCGTAGGACTGCTCCGGCGGTGCCCAGTTCAGCGCGCGTTCACCCGTAAGGGCATTCGCATTAGCAGTAGCCAGTTTGGACGGATCGAGCGCCCCACGGCGCCGCGCCGCAATCACGGCCAAGAAAGTCAATACCACAAGCGCGACACCCCCACCGACCACGATCGGTAGGTTAGCCGTGGCCCAAACTCTGGTCCCTTCAAGCATTTCGGCAAAAGACATTTTCCGACCCTGCGAGCGACCGGTCCTCAATTGGTCCGGTCATCGACTCTAGCACGCGGGTAGTGCGTTGCAAAAAACAGGCCCGGTCTGCCCGATCAGAAGCAACTCACACGATCGCGCGCCCGTCCGCCACTCGAACTATTTTCTGAAATTTCTCAGGAACCCACAATTTCGCGCGAGGTGCTCGCGATCTGACAGAAAGTGCGCGCGGACTGGGCGTCAGTTCCCTGCGATTCCGTTTGAAGCCAGTAAATTCCGAGACGAGAATCGCTCATTTCCCTCGCAATAATTGAAATTGAAGTGTGATTTCGCCGAGCGGCATTCAGGTTGCATTCGTATCCGTTGACGGCCAGTCCTCAGTCCCAACAACTGACCGATACTGAACTCGTGTGCTCACCGGGCGGGTTTGAACCGTGCGGGCGTTCAGTGGTCGCGTCTTGCCGTCGCGTGACCCAACAGTTACGATGCCCCTGCGCGGGGCCGATGGACTTTTGTTATGGCCCGTGACTTCGGCAGTGTGGAGCTGCCGTACACGCTTTCCAGGGCAGGTGACGCCGTGCAACCGCTATTCGATGCCGTATCACCCAACGCCGTCCGTTCCGACCAAGAGGTCGTCGAACTGGCCCTTCTGCTACCGCTGTGGCAGGCGATGGAACTGGAAGCCGCGGCCAGCCGGCGCGGAATGACCACCGGGCAAATGCTCCGGCGCGTCATTGGCGAATTGCTCGCCGCGCAACCGGCCGTGGCCGCTTCCTGACCACACCGACGGCCTGTAGTCCTCTCTCCCAACCCGGCGACTCGCACGCCAACCGGGCACGCATCTCGCTCGTCACAATTCTCAGCACCGGAAGCTCACTACGTTCGTGGAGTGCCGTCGCCTGCGCGAAAATTCGCCAGTACGCGCTCGATGAAGGGCCGGCTCACCGACCGGAACTTGTCAAAGGTCGTGCGGTTCACCGTGTACACCTCCACGCGGGTTAGCGCGCGGATGGTCGCGTTCCGTGGTTGATCCATGAGGAGTGCGACCTCGCCGAAGTACCTCCCGGCGCTCAGTTCGGCGAGCTTTTGCGTCGCCCCGTCCACCTCACGCAACACCTCCACCGTTCCGCGTCGGATCAGGTAGAACTTACTGTCCGCGTTCACCGCGTCGCCCTGGCGCACGATCACCAGTCCCGATTCGTATACCTCGACACAGTCAGGCTTTGCGGCGATTTGGTCCGGGCGCACCGGGTCATTGGGATGAACGCCGATCAGGACCGAGTCGGCGATCTTCTCCTGCTCTTCGGGCAGGACCGCGGCGAACGCCGAGCTCTGGCGCAGGCCCTCCCGCACGAACAGGCGCTCCGCGACGACCACGTTCGACTCGATCCGGCCGCGTTCCATGTGAACGATACGGTCGGCCAAGTTCATAATGCGCGCGTCGTGCGTGACAATCAGGCTGGTAGTGCCGTGTTCGGTGGCGATTTTCTTGAGGAGCGGGATCTGCCACGCCCCCAGTCGCCCGTTCTCACCGGCTTCCGCGGGCGGGCGCACGAGCTTGCTGAGGTGTTCCTCGGACCGTTGGCGCGCGAGTTCCTGCACGAGCGTGACCACCGCGAGTCCGCTATTCGCATCAAGGGCAGCCGTTGGCTCGTCCGCGAGAACGAGTTTCGGCCGATTGATGAGCGCGCGGGCAATAGCGACGCGCTGCCGCTGACCACCGGAGAGTTTCGCGGGCTTGTAGTCGAACCGCGATTTCTGTGCGCGCCCCTCCAGGTCTTTTTCGCCCAGGAGCAAGTACGTGAGCACGTCGCGTGCGTCCGCGTCGAGATCGGTGGCGCCAGTGTCCTTCAGACGCTGAGCCATGCGAATATTCTGCACCGCCGTGAGCGAATCAAACAGATTGTGGCGCTGAAAGATGAACCCGATGAGCCGACGAACGTGGACCAGTTCCGGTTCGGGCACGCCTTTCAAATTGCGGTAGTCGCCCAGGTCCGCGTCCCAAACTTCGATCTCGCCTTCCTGCAGTGTACGCAGCCCGCCGATGAGCGTGAGAATGGTCGTTTTGCCGGACCCGGACGGCCCGCTCATGATGACCAGTTCGCCCGGCATCACTTCGAGCGTGTTATCGAAGAGCACCTGCGTGCGCGTGTCGCCGGTACCGAAGTAGTGATTCACCCCGCGAATACGGAGCACCGGTTGACCGGGCGGGGGGGTAGGTTGCCTTTCCCCCCTGCCTTCAAGGGGGTTAGGTTCTTCCGCGCTAGAAGACATCGGCGGGGTCCACCTTCTTCACCTTGCTCACCGCGAGCAACCCGGACGCGACACACATCACCACCGTCAGCAGCAGCACCAGCGCGAACCGGGCTGGCGTAAGGAGCATCGGCAGCCCGGTGATATCCGTGAGAGCGAGGTACGTGCCGTAGGTCACCAGTATGCCCGGGACGAAACCGGCCGCCGCGAGAATCAGCGATTCCTGCACCACGACCCAGCTCAAATATCGGTTCGTGTAGCCGATGGCCTTCAGCGTCGCGTACTCGGGCAGGTGATCGGCCACATCGCTCGCCAAAATCTGGTAGCAGATCACCATCCCGACGACGAATCCCAACAGCACGCCCGCACCGAACGCGAAGCCGATCGGCGTGTTCGCCCACCAAAAATTCTTCTCGCGGGATACCATCTCGTCGCGCGTGAGAACCAGCACGTCACCCCCGGCCGCGAACTTCGCTTGCAGCGCCTTCTTCACCGCACCCACGTCCGCTCCTGGGACCAATTTCACCACACCAATGTCCGCATCCGCCATCGGGTTCGTGGGGTAATACGGCTCGCGCACCCACTTCTCGAACGTGCGGTCGCTCACCACCACGCTGCCGTCGGTGCCGAAATCGAAACCCATCTCGAAGCCCGCAACGAGCCGAATGTCGCGCCCCGCGAGTTCGGTTCCGGCCCCGGGTTCGAGTTTCCCGAATACCGACTCGCCGGGGTGATTGACCTGGTCCGGGTGCGGTCGGCTCTTGCGGTCGTAGAGCGCGGTTCCGGGCGTGTTGAGTTCCTGCCAACTCTTGGCGCTCACGCCGGGCAGATCGAGGACATCGGCGTTCGGGTCGACGCCGATCACGCGCACCCGGCGCGTGCTAGTGCGCGCCGATGGGTCGGCCGCGGTGTGGCGCAGCGCCGCGATGGAATACTCCACGAACACCGGCGACACGCTCTTCACACCAGCCGTGCCCTCGGCCTCTGCGATCCGTCGACGCGACACGCCCTCGCGGAACAGCAGCGACGCCTTGTTCGGGTTGATGAGGACGAGGTCACCCTTCAACTTCTCGATCAGCACCGTGTTGCTGTCGAGCATCGCGTTCATGATGCCGTACTGCACCCCCATCAACACCACCGCGAACCCGATCCCGGACGCGAACAGCGCGAACCGCACCTTGTCGTGGGCAAGGTTCTTCCAGGCCAGAGGAACGGGAGCGGATCGGGGCATGATTTCCTGGCGAACGGTCGGTGTGCGCCGGCCGGTGAGAACGACGAAAGTACAGTCATTCGTGCAAATTGCACCGGCCGGCGCACACCGGCCGTTCGCCTAAAACAGGTCCGCCGGGTCTACCGTGTGGACCTTCCGCACGGCCAGTAGCCCGGACGCGAGGCACATGGAGCACGTCAGCGCGAGTACGCCCACAGCGGTTTCGAGCGTCATTGCGGTCGGGATGCCGCCGTAGTTACTCGCCACGAAGTACAGCCCCAGCGCCGCGACGAACCCCGGAACGTAACCGAAGACCGCGAGCAGCACGGCCTGCCACAGCACCACGCCCGTGAGGTACGGCGGGCGGTATCCCAGCGCCTTCACCGTCGCGTACTCCGGCAGCATATTGCGGATGTCCGCGGCCATCATCTGGTACACGAAAATGACGCCGACCACAATCGCCAGGACCACCGCCACCAACAGGAACTGCCCAATGGAGGTGAGCCGCAACCAGTAGTTGCGCTCGGCCGCGTTGATCTCGGGGCGCGTGTAGATCTTCACGTCGGGCGGCAGTATGGCGCGCAACTGTTTCTGCACCGCGACCGGATCGGTCCCCGGTTTCAACTGCACCAGCCCGAAGTGAACTACGTCGCGCGGGCGCGCGGCAAATTGAGCGTAAGTTTCCTCACTGGTCAGCAGCATCCCGTTCCAACTGAACCCGGTACCGAGGTCGAATCCGCCAACGACGCTGGCGCGCTGACCGTTCACGCGAACCGCCTCTCCCTCGCGTCCATCGGGCGGCAAATTCTGAAGACGGGCCACGTCGCCGAAATCCGGTTTGGATCGGCGATCGAGCAAGAACGTATCGAGCCGTTTCAACTTTACCCCGGCCCGGGCCGCCTCTTCTTCCGACGCGAACACTCCGCTACTCCCCGTAACGAACGCTTTCGCGAGCTGGTCCGGCGGAGCAGCGACGATGTTGATGCTCAACTGTCCGCCCGGCTCGGACCCGCCGAACAGAGATTCTTGCCGCGGCGCCCGCCACCCGGCGGCACCGAACGACACCGGCAGCACGTCCGCGACATCCTCAACGCGGGCTTGGGCGAGCCGCGTGCGCGGGAACTCGGGGGCACGGCTCAAATCGAGGTACTCGGACGACGTGATGAGCAAATCGAATTGCAGTTTGTCGTAGAGCATGGTCGCGGTGCGCCCGACACCGCCGAGCATGCCCAGTTCCATGAACACGAGCACGACCGCGAACGCGACCCCGGCCGCGGCGATGAGCGTCCGCGTGCGCTTGTGAACCAGGTTCGCCCACGCGAGCCGAATGGGGGTCATGATGCCTTCAGTGTGACCCGCTCGCTCCACGAGCGGGCGCATTGATACCGGACCTCGTACCGAATCGCGCGAGTGGCCAGTCTTCTGTAGTTGACCACGGTCAACGGATTTTCAATCCCGGGAGATCGAATTCTCGCAACGCCTTGCACAGAAAAGAGTTCGCATCTCGTGTCACCTTGCGACCAAGGGGCTCGCGAGGTCTCACGGAACGCACCTCCGGAAGCTAATTTACACGACACTACAGAAGGTGGCGCCGATTCGGGCCGACAACGTAACACGTGACGATTGAAGCCTATTGGCAGAGACCGACTACAGAAAGCCATCAAGCCGGGGTCGTATCACTTCCCATCGATCCACCGTGCGAACAGCTCTGCCTTCGCACTCCATCCTTCGTTCTTGAGACGCACGCGAGCAACCAGTTGGCTCTCTGGCGTTCCGGTTGCCAGACGAACTAACACCGCTCGGGTGAACGCTTCCGGTGAGCCCACCACGTCAACGCAATCGGTCCATTCCGCGGTCGCGGGGAGGCGCCGAACCACGACTGGCTTGCCCGTCGCGATGTATTCCTTGAGCTTCAGCGGCTGCATGGCCCGCGTAACGGGGAGATCGGCGTAGGGTGCGATGAGTACGGACGCGCGAGCCGCCAGTGCCGGCAGATCCGCGAACGGGATCGGCGGAAGACTCCGCACGCGGGGTAACCGCAGCAGTTCCGGATCGGGCGCGTCGTGCGGCCCCGCGAAGAGGATCGTCCCGGCGGTCATCGCTTCGCCGAGGTACTTGACGAAGGCGAGGTCCGTGCGGCGATCGATCACGCCCCAATACGCAACGAGCGGCTCGGGCATCGTGGCTAGTTCGCGCAGAGACGCAGGAACGCCACTTGGTTGAGGCGCGCGCCAGAAGTCGAGATCGACCCCGTGGGTGAGTAGACACGCGGACCTCCC
This region of Gemmata massiliana genomic DNA includes:
- a CDS encoding FtsX-like permease family protein, yielding MTPIRLAWANLVHKRTRTLIAAAGVAFAVVLVFMELGMLGGVGRTATMLYDKLQFDLLITSSEYLDLSRAPEFPRTRLAQARVEDVADVLPVSFGAAGWRAPRQESLFGGSEPGGQLSINIVAAPPDQLAKAFVTGSSGVFASEEEAARAGVKLKRLDTFLLDRRSKPDFGDVARLQNLPPDGREGEAVRVNGQRASVVGGFDLGTGFSWNGMLLTSEETYAQFAARPRDVVHFGLVQLKPGTDPVAVQKQLRAILPPDVKIYTRPEINAAERNYWLRLTSIGQFLLVAVVLAIVVGVIFVYQMMAADIRNMLPEYATVKALGYRPPYLTGVVLWQAVLLAVFGYVPGFVAALGLYFVASNYGGIPTAMTLETAVGVLALTCSMCLASGLLAVRKVHTVDPADLF